GAGCCGCCCGTCTAACTCCCACTGCAGCAAGTGCCCACGCTGGGCCCGGCGGGCCTGTCCCACCTCACTGTCCCCGGGGCTCCCTCCACCCCCCCGCGGGCGGCCCAGGCTCGGGAGAGGAGAGGCGGGTGGATGGGCTCGGGACACCCACGCCCATGCCGCCTCTTCACCTCCCCAGCCCAAGCTGACGCCTCAGGAGAAGCTGAAGCTGAGGATGCAGAAGGCGCTCAACAGGCAGTGTAGGTGCAGGGGCGCAGGGCAGGTGCTGGGCCCTGGGGTGGGTTGTCCTGGGGTGCCTCTCAGCCACTCTCCCCGGACCCCTCTCCCCCAGTCAAGGCGGATAAGAAGGCGGCTCAGGAGAAGATGATCCAGCAGGAGCATGAGCGCCAGGTGAGGGGGTGAAGTGGGGAGCCGGGGAGTGGCCCCCAAGCTGGCACGGACCCTAATGGCCTCCATCCTAGGAACGGGAAGACGAGCTCCGAGCCATGGCCCGCAAGATCCGCATGAAGTAAGCTCCTCGCTCCCTGCACCCCATCCTGCTGACCCGCCTTTGCTTGGCCCCAGATGCCTGCCAGGGGCCCCCATCTCCTCCCAGAAGCCTCTTGAGTAACCTGCAGAGGGGTACACTCTCCTCCTGCAGGGTTCCCCCCCACCCACTGCAAGCCAGGGAGTCCTCGTGCCTCCCCCTGAAACACCCCCTCCAGCCCTGTGGCTCAGCTGAGGCCTTGGTTCAAATGACCAAGCTGCAACTCTTGCTTCTTGGAAAGAAAAAGTCGTTCTAGTGCAGTGGAACCGTTTCCAGTTCAAGTCAGGGAAAGGTGTGAGGGTCAGCCCCTGCCATGAGGTAGACTTCAGGACCCCACCCAGGCCTGTGATTCTGGGCCAGGCACCTCTCCTGCAGCACCTATGGCCCCGGGCAGTCTGGGCACCGACTGGGGCCACCCCTTGGCACTTGAACCCTTGCTTGGTCTTGCAAATCCTGCTGCTCCTGGGTCGGCCATTTCCACATTCAGCGACGGTCTGTGCATAAAGCCTGCACCCTGGGAACCAGGGAAGGGGGGAAACCTGCAGCAGCCTCCTTGCTGGCTCACCCTCCAGGGTCCCCCCTACCCATCCTGCAGGGAGCGGGAGCGGCGCGAGAAGGAGCGTGAGGAATGGGAGCGTCAGTACAGCCGCCAGAGCCGCTCCCCGTCCCCCCGCTACAGTGAGTGTCCAGGCCAGTGGGCAGCTCTGCAAGGGACCCCTGCAGACTGCCCAGACCACCTGTTCActgcctcctcttctctctccaggTCGGGAGTACAGTTCTTCCCGAAGGTGAGCCAACCAGCAGCCCCCCAGACCCACCCCTGCACCCCTCAACTGCCTCCTCacactccccttctctctctgcaGGCGTTCGAGGTCGCGCTCCCGAAGCCCCCACTACCGACACTGAACATTGGGGGGAGGGTGTGTGCTGAAGAGGGTGGGAGCTGGGCAACTGCCTTCAGGCTGCTGGTTTTCcagtgaaaaataaagattatttaattcTCGCCTGACTCCGTGCCTCTGTACCTGTGGGGACAGGCCTGGCCGCGTGGGTGTCCAGGGCGGCCAGTGGGGCAGGGCGCTGGGAAAGGGCCCGGTGCCCAGCTGCAAGGCCGGGCTAGGACTTTGCCCAGGGCCTCTGGTGACAGGCCCAGGCCTCTGCCCGGCCTCGCCCTCGCCGGGAACCGGGAGCACGGCTTTCTGTGCCAGGCCTGCTAAGCCCCGGGGCGCTAGGGGCTGGCCTCTCCCCGTCACCCCCTCACCCCAAACCGGTCGGCCCAGGCCCAGCCGTCCACCCCAAGGAGGGGAAGCTCCCCCACCCCaacaccccaaaagaaaagccaaaaCTCGAGTGTGGGTAGTCAAGAGGACTTTACTTGGGAGTGAAGGATGGACACTGTTTGTGTCCATCTTAGGGTGCCTTTTGGGGaacaggatggatggatggatggggaaGCACTGGCAGCTCAGACCTCCCCGGCCACCTCGGGGTGCTTCTGCCGCAGGTGCTTGTCCAGGGTGGCGCGCAGGCCAAAGGGCACGTGGCAGTGAGGGCAGGCGAAGCGCGGGCCACCGGTGCCCAGGCCGTGCATGCGGCGGTGGCGGTTGAGCTTGCTGCTCTGCGCGCAGGCATAGGGGCAGAGCTCGCAGACGTAGGGCCGCTCGCCGGTGTGCGAGCGCCGGTGCACGGCCAGGTTGCTGCTGTTGGTGAAGTGCTTCCCGCAGAACTCACAGCTGCCTCCCAGCCCGCGCCTCTTGACCCCAGAGGACTTGGGCGCCTTCTTGGGCAAGACACTAGGGCTCAGCGGCACAGGGTCCAGGCTCTGTTCCTGGGGGGCAGAGCTCCAAACATTCCAGCTGGGGCCTGCTTGCGCCCCCAGCCCTGGTGCTCCAGGTTCCTGGAGCCCGGCTGTGGCCGCAGGGCCGGCTCCTTCCCCACCGCTGCTGCTGGGCCGGGGTGCACTGCTGGCAGGGGCAGCGGCATGCACCGCAGGCTCCGGAGGGGCAGTGGCGGCGGCGGccgattgctcctggctcacgGAGTGCGCTGGGCAGGGGTTCGGGGATGGCGGCTGGCGGTGCGTCTTCTTGTGGCGGTTGAGTTTGCTGCTCTGGGCGCAGGCGTAGGGACACTGGTCGCACACGTAGGGCCGCTCGCCTGTGTGCGAACGCATGTGCACCTTGAGGTTGCTGAAGGAGCTCAGGGTCTTGGTGCACACCGGGCAGGTGGGGCTCCGACGCCCCAGGCGCCCCTTGGCCTCGGCATCCGGTGGTGGGGTGATCAGTGGTGGGGTGATCACGGCTGATACGGCGGAGGCCACCTCGGCCAGGCTCAGCAGCGGCGCCTCGGGGCTCTGCGGCTCTGTCTGGTAGATGGACAGGCCGTGGTCCCACTGGACGTGGCGCAGCAGCTTCCAGGCGCCCGTGAACTGGCGGCCACAGCGGAGACAGCTCAGAGGTTTCAGGTCATCAGGGTGATCTAAAGAAAGGGAAGGGCGAGGAGGGGGTCACCCAGGTGAAAGGTGACTTATCTACTGCCCCCAGGAGGCTGGTCTGCCTGTCCCTCCCCAAGCTCAAAGGAGAGCGCTGGGCTCTGCCTTAGCTCCTCCTGCAGTAGGGGTGACTTACTAAACTTGGCTTCTGTGCTAGCATGGGGCTTAAGGTGGGCCTTGAGGGCAGCTAATCCTTGGTCCATGGGAGGGTCAGAGCAGGgggccaggaggaatccctgagcactaaaggGCGTGTCCTtaaacccaaacaaacacaaccaacaaaagaaaaagcagcTTTCCTCTGACCAGTTCCAGCACATGTCATCCCTGCATGTGGAGAAGGGCCCCCAGGCAGAGCCCTGGAAAGACACAGGGCATTGGCCTAGAGGTCAGTTTTGACCTTGACCTCTGCCTGTACCCCACAAATGAAAACTCCCCAATACTTGGGTGTTTTATCTAGACTGGGGGTTCCCAGATGTGTGGCTTAACACCTCTTTTCAGGGTAAAGGGCAGCCCCCCTCCATGGGAATCCTTTAAGGAACAAGCAAGAAGCATCCCCAGGGACCGAGGCCAGCCCAGGTGTGAGGGATTCATTAGACACCCCCGGGTATTGTCCCCGGGCTGCTCCTAGATCCACAGGAATTACCAAATCCTAGTCTGGGGGGGAGGGACTGATGGATGCATAAGACCTGAGGGGGAGTATGTAGTCAGTTTCCATGCCCCCCACTTCAGGTGAACCCTGGACCAACAATGACCCTCTCTGAACTTTCAGCAGTGCCTAGAAGCTGGAGCCCCGGGACGTCTTGGGTGGATACTAGGGTGGATCCGGCCACAGGAGGCCCAGCCCTGCCTCCAGCCCCATTAATCCCATCCAAGTCCATCGGTCCCCAGGACACGCCccctgcccagccctgcctcCAGCTGGACCCTCTCTCCAAGGGAGCAGGGAGAGAGCCGCAGAAAACTGAATTAATTTAATTCCTTGTCTCCAAAATCCTAGGAGGCTGGGGTGCTTGAGGCCAGGTTTCCAGCCCTGgcacccaaaaaaaagacacgCATATTACTcctcaaacaccaaaaaagaatCTTCTGGATCTTCATGGAGCCCACACACTTGTTCCCTCGTTCCCTCATTGTGGGTGGCCATCCTGGGACGGGGTTTGCTTTCTAGCCCCAGAGAACGAATCTAGGTGTCCGGCCCGGCCCGGCAAGGGGCTTCCCGGCAGGCAGCCAGGCCCCGGAGAGTCCCTCGAGGGAGGGCACCAGGCAGCTCTGAGCAAGGGGCACCCCCAGGGGCACCTCCAGCAGAGGCAGTAGGAGAGTTGGCAGGAGCCAGAACCTGGTGCCCCAGCTGGCCACTGCCTTCTTCCCCAGAGGTCCCTCCCTTCACTGCCACCCCTGGTCCAGCCACCTGGCCAGTTATTTCTGGCCAAGGGGAAGGAGAAGTGAAACCAGATTTGGggggctgggggtggtggtgtcgGTGTTCATGGCAAATCCCCGGTCTGGAGTCGCTGCCACACCCTATGGGCGGCCCTGCCCGCCCCCGCCACCCCCGAACCACTAGTCCCTGCCCTGGGGACAGGGCAGGCCCTGGCCACGCCTAAGGCTGCACCCGAGGAAGGGGGTGCAAGAAA
This window of the Suncus etruscus isolate mSunEtr1 chromosome 14, mSunEtr1.pri.cur, whole genome shotgun sequence genome carries:
- the ZNF296 gene encoding zinc finger protein 296 — protein: MSRRKAGCIPRRVELEPAAAAVSDNDDDMELVIEVDPEPGARPPQAQGPRWKEVAAPPPGCSDREPRFCLEASVHALSARPKCRAALMDDRPADRQACPEKHPDLLTCGRCLQAFPLEAITLFMDHKKLGCPLSRGPSLCQRSDHPDDLKPLSCLRCGRQFTGAWKLLRHVQWDHGLSIYQTEPQSPEAPLLSLAEVASAVSAVITPPLITPPPDAEAKGRLGRRSPTCPVCTKTLSSFSNLKVHMRSHTGERPYVCDQCPYACAQSSKLNRHKKTHRQPPSPNPCPAHSVSQEQSAAAATAPPEPAVHAAAPASSAPRPSSSGGEGAGPAATAGLQEPGAPGLGAQAGPSWNVWSSAPQEQSLDPVPLSPSVLPKKAPKSSGVKRRGLGGSCEFCGKHFTNSSNLAVHRRSHTGERPYVCELCPYACAQSSKLNRHRRMHGLGTGGPRFACPHCHVPFGLRATLDKHLRQKHPEVAGEV